One region of Carya illinoinensis cultivar Pawnee chromosome 8, C.illinoinensisPawnee_v1, whole genome shotgun sequence genomic DNA includes:
- the LOC122319182 gene encoding pre-mRNA-splicing factor 18, producing the protein MDLLKQELLKKRQSLAQHTGGRRVFKRSEIEQKQIQKLRDEEKIELQAKSQRQSTTATTTTSSQPNSSATNATTTSAATSSASTSTASKSLTDEQNIDNLVLPRQEVIRRLRFLKQPITLFGEDDDARLERMKFILKAGLFEVDSDMTEGQTNDFLRDIAELRKRQRTGILSDRKRQKSEDGKPEDRDGGGGEEELSGDGGSSGVDASDKDLKRMKANFEDLCVEDKILVFFKRLLNEWNQELDEMPDAEKRTAKGKSMVATFKQCARYLNPLFKFCRKKVLPDDIRQALLVVVECCMKRDYLAAMDQYIKMAIGNAPWPIGVTMVGIHERSAREKIYTNSVAHIMNDETTRKYLQSVKRLMTFCQRRYPAMPSKAVEFNSLANGSDLQSLLAEERVSGGNEAFEERLRIMPAPKEGY; encoded by the exons atggatctTCTGAAGCAGGAGCTTCTTAAGAAGCGCCAGTCCCTCGCCCAACACACTGGCGGGAGGCGAGTCTTCAAGCGCTCGGAGATCGAACAGAAACAGATCCAGAAGCTACGTGACGAAGAGAAAATCGAACTCCAAGCCAAATCCCAACGCCAATCCACCACCGCCACCACCACTACCTCTTCGCAGCCCAATTCCTCGGCAACTAATGCCACCACCACCTCCGCCGCCACCTCTTCCGCCTCCACATCGACCGCCTCCAAATCCCTCACCGACGAGCAGAACATCGACAACCTCGTCCTCCCCAGACAAGAAGTCATCCGCCGCCTCCGCTTCCTCAAGCAGCCCATCACCCTCTTTGGAGAAGACGACGATGCCCGGCTGGAGCGGATGAAGTTTATCCTCAAGGCCGGCCTGTTTGAGGTCGATAGTGACATGACCGAGGGGCAAACCAATGACTTCCTGCGCGACATCGCGGAGCTGAGGAAGCGCCAGAGGACGGGGATTTTGAGCGACAGGAAGAGGCAGAAGAGCGAGGACGGTAAACCGGAGGATAgagatggaggaggaggagaagaggaGCTGAGCGGCGATGGAGGATCCAGTGGTGTTGACGCCTCCGATAAGGATTTGAAGCGAATGAAAGCCAATTTCGAGGACTTGTGTGTGGAGGATAAGATTCTAGTGTTCTTCAAGAGGCTGTTAAATGAGTGGAACCAGGAATTGGATGAGATGCCCGATGCCGAGAAGCGGACGGCCAAGGGGAAGTCCATGGTGGCCACGTTTAAGCAGTGTGCTCGGTATCTGAATCCACTTTTCAAGTTTTGCAGGAAGAAG GTTCTCCCGGATGATATTCGCCAAGCGTTGCTGGTGGTGGTTGAATGCTGCATGAAGCGAGACTACTTGGCTGCAATGGACCAGTATATCAAGATGGCCATTGGAAATGCACCCTGGCCTATTGGTGTCACCATGGTTGGTATCCATGAACGGTCTGCCCGTGAGAAGATCTACACCAATAGTGTTGCCCACATCATGAATGATGAGACCACTCGTAAATACTTGCAATCAGTCAAGAGATTAATGACCTTTTGCCAACGAAGGTACCCTGCAATGCCCTCCAAAGCCGTTGAGTTCAACAGCCTGGCAAATGGTAGTGACTTGCAATCTCTGCTAGCTGAAGAGAGGGTTTCTGGGGGTAATGAAGCCTTTGAGGAGAGGCTTCGGATAATGCCTGCCCCAAAGGAGGGCTACTAG